Proteins encoded within one genomic window of Sphaerotilus montanus:
- a CDS encoding tRNA dihydrouridine synthase → MNTPRLLLAPMEGLLDCTLRDLLTRAGGIERCVGEFIRVTDTLLPDRVFHRILPELRNGGHTSAGVPVRAQLLGSDPVCLADNAARLATLGPAGIDLNFGCPAKSVNRHRGGAALLDEPELMGRIVAAVRAAVPADMPVSAKMRLGVTDDRRAGDCARAVAEAGASELVIHARTRDQGYRPPAYWARIAEVRAEVPTLPIVANGEIWTADDARRCQAESGCDTLMLGRGLVADPGLALAILGMGPQAMDWSAVMHLLQDFWVRVGVQFEPRYRAGRLKQWLQLLRRRHPEAALAHDRLRTVNDPQALALGLFGMPGAGGGAQADEWSSSKREGAADRSVCLGA, encoded by the coding sequence ATGAACACCCCACGATTGTTGCTGGCCCCCATGGAGGGGCTGCTGGATTGCACCTTGCGAGATCTGCTCACCCGGGCCGGTGGCATCGAGCGCTGTGTCGGCGAATTCATCCGCGTCACCGACACGCTGCTGCCGGACCGCGTATTTCACCGCATCCTGCCTGAATTGCGAAATGGCGGCCACACGTCTGCGGGGGTGCCGGTGCGTGCGCAGCTGCTCGGATCGGATCCGGTGTGTCTGGCTGACAACGCCGCGCGCCTGGCCACACTCGGCCCGGCCGGCATTGACCTGAATTTCGGCTGCCCGGCCAAGAGCGTCAATCGCCACCGCGGCGGTGCAGCGCTGCTGGACGAGCCGGAACTGATGGGGCGCATCGTGGCGGCGGTGCGGGCGGCTGTTCCGGCGGACATGCCGGTGTCGGCCAAGATGCGGCTCGGCGTGACGGACGACCGCCGTGCCGGGGACTGTGCCCGCGCGGTGGCAGAGGCCGGGGCCTCGGAGCTGGTCATCCATGCGCGCACCCGCGACCAGGGCTACCGTCCTCCAGCCTACTGGGCGCGCATTGCCGAGGTGCGCGCCGAAGTGCCAACCCTGCCGATCGTGGCCAATGGCGAGATCTGGACCGCGGACGATGCCCGGCGCTGCCAGGCCGAATCCGGCTGCGACACCCTGATGCTGGGCCGCGGTCTGGTGGCCGATCCGGGACTGGCCCTGGCCATCCTCGGCATGGGTCCGCAGGCGATGGACTGGTCCGCGGTGATGCACCTGCTGCAGGATTTCTGGGTGCGGGTGGGCGTGCAGTTCGAACCCCGCTACCGGGCCGGGCGGCTCAAGCAGTGGCTGCAGCTGCTGCGGCGGCGCCATCCCGAAGCTGCGCTGGCCCACGACCGGCTCCGGACCGTCAACGACCCCCAGGCGCTGGCACTGGGTCTGTTCGGGATGCCCGGTGCCGGTGGTGGCGCTCAGGCGGACGAGTGGTCTTCCTCGAAGCGCGAGGGCGCTGCGGATCGGTCGGTCTGTCTGGGCGCATAG
- a CDS encoding DUF808 domain-containing protein encodes MAAASLLALLDDITTLLDDVALLTKVAAKQTAGVLGDDLALNAQQVTGVSADRELPVVWAVAKGSLLNKAILVPVALLISVFAPWLITPLLMVGGTYLCFEGFEKLAHRFLHNASEDDAHHAELTQALTDPQIDLVAFERDKIKGAVRTDFILSGEIIAIALGTVAGTDFPTQVGVLAGVAVLMTVGVYGAVAGIVKLDDLGLYLVRTRRGAMAAIGQGLLKAAPVLMRALTVAGTAAMFLVGGGILTHGVPAAHHLIEDWTQRAAVLGSVGEALLPLLANGVAGVVAGALALGVWTLVRRISGR; translated from the coding sequence ATGGCCGCTGCCAGCTTGTTAGCCCTGCTCGACGACATCACCACCCTGCTGGACGATGTCGCCCTGCTGACCAAGGTGGCCGCCAAGCAGACGGCAGGGGTGCTCGGCGATGATCTGGCGCTCAACGCGCAGCAGGTCACCGGGGTGTCGGCCGATCGGGAACTCCCCGTGGTGTGGGCCGTGGCCAAGGGCTCGCTGCTCAACAAGGCGATCCTGGTGCCGGTGGCGCTGCTCATCAGCGTGTTCGCGCCCTGGCTGATCACGCCGCTGCTGATGGTGGGGGGAACCTACCTGTGTTTCGAAGGCTTCGAGAAACTGGCGCACCGGTTCCTGCACAACGCGTCCGAGGACGATGCCCACCATGCCGAACTGACCCAGGCGCTGACCGATCCGCAGATCGATCTGGTCGCCTTCGAGCGCGACAAGATCAAGGGGGCGGTGCGGACCGATTTCATCCTGTCGGGCGAGATCATCGCCATCGCACTGGGCACCGTGGCGGGCACGGATTTCCCGACGCAGGTCGGCGTGCTGGCCGGCGTGGCGGTGCTGATGACCGTCGGGGTCTACGGAGCGGTGGCCGGCATCGTCAAGCTCGACGATCTCGGGCTGTACCTGGTGCGCACCCGGCGTGGCGCGATGGCGGCGATCGGCCAGGGCCTGCTCAAGGCCGCACCGGTGCTGATGCGGGCGCTGACCGTGGCCGGTACCGCCGCGATGTTCCTGGTGGGCGGCGGCATCCTGACGCATGGCGTGCCGGCGGCCCACCACCTGATCGAAGACTGGACGCAGCGTGCCGCCGTGCTGGGCAGCGTCGGCGAGGCCCTGCTGCCGCTGCTGGCCAACGGCGTGGCCGGTGTGGTCGCTGGCGCGCTGGCGCTGGGCGTCTGGACGCTGGTGCGCCGGATTTCAGGCCGCTGA
- a CDS encoding ABC transporter permease has protein sequence MPAQTLVDTTRPSPPPPRRSSWAVMRSVVFALSLRELKTRLDGRWGGAVWVVGEPLLNMLAMLAVYSAMRARTIGGVDTLLFLVSGQMPYLLFKSLVLRLMEAIESNQGLFAYRQVQPIDAVLARSVVEVLVFAMVAGACIAALGWAGHPIVPHRPLEIFAALTLMILIGCALGLFMAVGTAPPLDRLRGLVSMAFLPIYITSGALVPLASLPQGLQGFCLHNPLAHLLELLRSAWLGPAYQTSPQVGWTLPTVWALGTTLLALSLYRARRDRLQMG, from the coding sequence ATGCCAGCCCAGACCCTCGTCGACACCACGCGTCCAAGCCCCCCGCCACCCCGGCGCAGCAGCTGGGCGGTGATGCGCAGTGTCGTGTTCGCGCTGTCGCTGCGCGAGTTGAAGACACGCCTGGATGGTCGCTGGGGCGGTGCGGTGTGGGTGGTCGGCGAGCCGCTGCTCAACATGCTGGCCATGCTCGCCGTCTACAGCGCGATGCGTGCCCGGACCATCGGTGGCGTGGACACGCTGCTGTTTCTGGTCAGCGGCCAGATGCCCTATCTGCTGTTCAAGTCGCTGGTGCTGCGCCTGATGGAGGCGATCGAATCAAACCAAGGGCTGTTCGCCTACCGCCAGGTGCAACCCATTGACGCCGTGCTCGCGCGCAGCGTGGTCGAAGTGCTGGTGTTTGCCATGGTCGCAGGCGCCTGCATCGCCGCGCTGGGATGGGCCGGGCACCCGATAGTGCCCCACCGCCCGCTGGAAATTTTCGCCGCGCTCACGTTGATGATCCTGATTGGCTGCGCCCTGGGCCTGTTCATGGCGGTCGGTACGGCACCTCCACTCGACCGCTTGCGCGGACTGGTCTCGATGGCCTTTCTCCCGATCTACATCACCTCCGGCGCACTGGTGCCGCTGGCGAGTCTGCCCCAGGGTCTGCAAGGGTTCTGTCTCCACAACCCCCTGGCCCACCTGCTCGAACTGCTGCGCAGCGCCTGGCTGGGTCCCGCCTACCAAACCAGTCCGCAGGTCGGCTGGACGCTCCCCACCGTGTGGGCGCTGGGCACGACACTGCTGGCACTCAGCCTCTACCGTGCC